In Blautia wexlerae DSM 19850, a single window of DNA contains:
- a CDS encoding response regulator transcription factor, translating to MTHLLVVDDEVSILELIKNSLRKDGYLITVCQNADDVDIKKLHFYDLILLDVMMPGTDGFEFCKQIRNMVDCPILFLTAKTLEEDILFGLGIGADDYITKPFRIQELRARVAAHLRREKREHHSTLSFEPDIRFDLSAKVLYVSEQPVPLTKSEYSICEYLAKNRGQVFAKEQIYEAVFGFDGIGDNSTISTHIKNIRAKLEHFKISPISTVWGIGYKWE from the coding sequence TTGACCCACTTACTTGTAGTTGACGATGAAGTTTCTATCTTGGAATTGATTAAGAACAGTTTGAGGAAAGATGGATATTTGATAACAGTCTGTCAAAATGCGGATGATGTAGACATCAAAAAGCTGCATTTCTATGACCTCATTCTTTTGGATGTGATGATGCCTGGCACAGACGGGTTTGAGTTTTGCAAACAGATCAGGAATATGGTAGACTGCCCGATTCTCTTTCTGACCGCAAAGACATTAGAGGAAGATATATTGTTTGGATTGGGCATCGGTGCGGATGATTATATTACGAAACCTTTTCGTATTCAGGAGCTTCGCGCCCGTGTCGCGGCACATTTACGCAGAGAAAAAAGGGAGCATCACAGCACACTTTCATTTGAGCCTGATATAAGATTTGACCTTTCCGCAAAAGTACTGTATGTTTCAGAACAGCCGGTTCCCCTTACCAAAAGCGAGTATTCAATCTGTGAATACCTTGCGAAAAACCGGGGACAGGTTTTTGCAAAAGAACAAATCTATGAAGCCGTTTTCGGGTTTGATGGAATAGGCGATAACTCTACGATCTCAACGCATATAAAAAATATTCGTGCGAAATTGGAGCATTTCAAAATAAGTCCGATCAGCACCGTATGGGGGATAGGATATAAATGGGAGTGA